Proteins from one Hyperolius riggenbachi isolate aHypRig1 chromosome 2, aHypRig1.pri, whole genome shotgun sequence genomic window:
- the LOC137544098 gene encoding retinol dehydrogenase 7-like, with amino-acid sequence MLLPLLVGLGVILLYRWYRQSQILENLTDKYVFITGCDSGFGNLLAKQLDRRGMKVLAACLTQTGAENLNKETSSRLQTTILDVTDTTGVSSATEWVSTVVGNTGLWGLVNNAGFGFAFGANEWQTKEDFSKVLNVNFLGTVDVTVQLLHLVRKAQGRIVNVSSGLARLAVVGGGYCPSKAAVEAFSDSLRREMHHFGVKVSIIEPGCYKTQMATDWDAHRNNVTRLWEKISAHIKEDYGNDYFQLYLKNLKELTGKPNPRIHEVTDCMEHALTAVHPWTRYSPGWDCKLFFLPLSYAPTAVSDYIFS; translated from the exons ATGTTgctccctctgctagtggggctgggtgtaattctcctgTACAGATGGTACAGACAGAGCCAGATACTGGAGAATCTGACAGATAAATATGTCTTCATCACTGGCTGTGACTCTGGATTTGggaacctgctggccaagcagctggACAGACGTGGAATGAAGGTTCTGGCGGCTTGTCTGACACAGACCGGGGCTGAGAACCTGAACAAGGAGACATCAAGTAGACTACAGACAACAATCCTGGATGTCACTGATACCACAGGTGTGAGCTCTGCGACCGAGTGGGTGTCAACAGTTGTTGGAAATACAG gtCTCTGGGGACTTGTAAATAACGCTGGCTTTGGCTTTGCCTTTGGTGCTAACGAGTGGCAAACAAAAGAAGACTTCTCCAAGGTCCTGAATGTGAATTTTCTTGGTACGGTGGATGTTACAGTGCAGCTGCTGCATCTTGTCAGAAAAGCCCAGGGACGTATTGTTAATGTATCTAGTGGTCTGGCGAGGCTGGCTGTTGTTGGTGGGGGATACTGCCCATCCAAGGCTGCCGTTGAGGCTTTCTCAGACAGTCTGAG GAGAGAAATGCATCATTTTGGGGTAAAAGTTTCCATCATAGAGCCTGGTTGTTACAAAACACAGATGGCCACTGACTGGGATGCTCATCGCAATAACGTGACACGACTGTGGGAAAAGATATCGGCACACATTAAGGAAGATTATGGAAATGACTATTTTCAACTAT ATCTAAAAAATCTGAAGGAGTTAACAGGGAAACCCAATCCGAGGATCCATGAAGTGACAGACTGTATGGAGCATGCACTGACGGCTGTCCACCCCTGGACTAGATACTCACCTGGCTGGGACTGCAAGCTCTTCTTCCTTCCTCTCTCCTATGCCCCTACAGCCGTCTCTGACTATATATTCAGCTGA